Proteins encoded together in one Hevea brasiliensis isolate MT/VB/25A 57/8 chromosome 16, ASM3005281v1, whole genome shotgun sequence window:
- the LOC110631835 gene encoding cullin-1 isoform X2 — MERKTIDLDQGWDFMQKGITKLKIILEGSLEQISSEEYMMLYTTIYNMCTQKAPHDYSQQLYDKYRESFEDYINSMVLPSIREKHDEFMLRELVKRWSNHKLMVRWLSRFFHYLDRYFIARKSLPPLNEVGLTCFRDLVYQEVYEKARDAVIVLIDKEREGEQIDRVLLKNVLDIFVEIGMGTMDRYEQDFEARMLQDTGAYYSRKASNWFLEDSCPDYILQAEECLKKEMDRVSHYLHSSSELKLVEKVQHELLVVFANQFLEKKHSGCLALLRDDKVEDLSRMYRLSLELVATFFKQPITAEGTDLVQQAEDAANSLVLVRKIIELHDKYMAYVNDCFQNHTLFHKAMKEAFEIFCNKTVAGSSSAELLSTFCDNILKKGGSEKLSDEAIEEMLEKVVKLLAYISDKDLFAEFYRKKLARRLLFDRSANDDHERSILAKLKQQCGGQFTSKMEGMVTDLTLARENQTSFGKYLGNNPNAHPGIDLTVTVLTTGFWPSYKSSDLNLPAEMVRGVEIFKEFYDQKSKHRKLTWIYSLGSCRLNGKFEQKTIELIVSTYQAALLLLFNSSDRLSYSEIMTQLNLTHDDLVRVVHSLSCAKYKILTKEPNTKTISQTDYFEVNHKFTDRMRRIKIPLPPVDERKKVVEDVDKYRRYAIDVAIVRTMKSRKVLDHQQLVSECVEQLSRMFKPDIKAITKRMEDLITRDYLERDKENPNMFRYLA; from the exons ATGGAACGCAAGACAATCGACTTGGACCAAGGATGGGATTTTATGCAGAAAGGAATCACAAAGCTGAAGATTATTCTGGAAGGATCACTAGAGCAAATCAGCTCAGAAGAATATATGATGCTTTACAC GACTATATACAATATGTGTACACAGAAGGCCCCTCATGATTATTCTCAGCAGCTTTATGACAAGTACAGGGAGTCTTTTGAAGATTATATTAATTCCATG GTGCTGCCATCTATACGAGAGAAGCATGATGAGTTTATGCTGAGGGAGCTTGTGAAAAGATGGTCTAACCATAAACTTATGGTTAGGTGGCTGTCacgcttctttcattatttggatCGCTACTTTATTGCTCGGAAGTCGCTTCCTCCTCTTAATGAAGTTGGGCTGACTTGCTTCCGTGACCTG GTCTATCAGGAAGTATATGAAAAAGCTAGAGATGCTGTGATTGTTCTT ATTGATAAAGAACGTGAGGGAGAGCAGATTGACAGGGTATTGTTGAAGAATGTTTTAGATATATTTGTTGAGATTGGAATGGGTACAATGGATCGTTATGAACAAGATTTTGAAGCACGCATGCTTCAAGATACTGGTGCTTACTATTCTCGTAAGGCATCAAACTGGTTTTTGGAGGATTCTTGTCCAGACTACAT CTTGCAGGCGGAGGAATGCTTGAAGAAGGAGATGGATCGAGTTTCTCATTATTTGCATTCAAGCAGTGAGCTAAAGTTAGTGGAG AAAGTGCAACATGAGTTGTTGGTGGTCTTTGCAAACCAATTTCTTGAAAAGAAGCATTCTGGATGCCTTGCATTGCTTCGAGATGACAAG GTGGAGGATCTTTCAAGGATGTATAGGCTTAGCTTGGAACTTGTTGCTACCTTTTTCAAGCAG CCTATTACTGCTGAAGGGACAGACTTGGTCCAGCAAGCTGAAGATGCTGCAAATAGCCTG GTTCTTGTGAGAAAAATAATTGAGCTGCATGACAAATATATGGCATACGTGAATGATTGTTTTCAAAATCACACCCTCTTTCACAAG GCCATGAAAGAGGCTTTTGAGATATTCTGTAATAAAACAGTTGCTGGCAGTTCAAGCGCAGAACTACTGTCAACTTTTTGTGATAATATCCTCAAGAAGGGTGGAAGTGAGAAACTGAGCGATGAAGCCATAGAAGAAATGCTGGAAAAG GTAGTAAAATTGCTGGCGTATATCAGTGATAAGGACCTTTTTGCTGAATTCTACAG AAAGAAGCTTGCTCGGCGTCTTCTTTTTGACCGGAGTGCTAATGATGATCATGAAAGGAGTATTCTTGCAAAACTGAAGCAGCAGTGTGGTGGGCAGTTCACTTCAAAGATGGAGGGGATG gTCACTGATTTGACGCTGGCAAGGGAAAATCAGACAAGCTTTGGGAAATATCTTGGCAATAACCCGAATGCACATCCTGGGATTGATTTAACAGTTACTGTTCTTACAACTGGATTTTGGCCCAGCTATAAATCCTCTGATCTCAATCTTCCAGCAGAGATG GTCAGGGGTGTTGAAATTTTCAAGGAATTCTATGATCAAAAAAGCAAGCACCGGAAGCTAACATGGATCTATTCATTGGGGTCTTGCCGTCTCAATGGCAAGTTTGAGCAAAAAACTATTGAGCTGATTGTGTCAACCTACCAG GCTGCTCTCCTGCTGCTTTTTAACTCTTCGGACAGGCTCAGTTATTCTGAGATTATGACTCAGTTAAACTTGACCCATGATGACTTGGTTAGGGTGGTTCATTCCTTGTCTTGTGCCAAGTACAAGATCCTTACGAAGGAACCAAATACAAAGACCATTTCCCAAACAGACTACTTTGAAGTTAACCACAAGTTCACTGACAGAATGAGAAGAATCAAG ATTCCACTCCCCCCAGTAGATGAAAGAAAGAAGGTTGTTGAAGACGTTGATAAGTACAGGAGATATGCAATTGATGTTGCAATTGTGCGCACAATGAAGAGTCGGAAAGTTTTGGACCATCAACAATTAGTCTCAGAGTGTGTCGAGCAGTTGAGTCGCATGTTCAAG CCTGACATTAAGGCAATTACGAAGCGAATGGAAGATCTGATCACTCGAGACTACTTGGAGAGAGATAAGGAGAACCCAAACATGTTTAGGTACTTGGCATAA
- the LOC110631835 gene encoding cullin-1 isoform X3 — MERKTIDLDQGWDFMQKGITKLKIILEGSLEQISSEEYMMLYTTIYNMCTQKAPHDYSQQLYDKYRESFEDYINSMVLPSIREKHDEFMLRELVKRWSNHKLMVRWLSRFFHYLDRYFIARKSLPPLNEVGLTCFRDLVYQEVYEKARDAVIVLIDKEREGEQIDRVLLKNVLDIFVEIGMGTMDRYEQDFEARMLQDTGAYYSRKASNWFLEDSCPDYMLKAEECLKKEMDRVSHYLHSSSELKLVEKVQHELLVVFANQFLEKKHSGCLALLRDDKVEDLSRMYRLSLELVATFFKQPITAEGTDLVQQAEDAANSLVLLLLAVNGGVQEQVLVRKIIELHDKYMAYVNDCFQNHTLFHKAMKEAFEIFCNKTVAGSSSAELLSTFCDNILKKGGSEKLSDEAIEEMLEKVVKLLAYISDKDLFAEFYRKKLARRLLFDRSANDDHERSILAKLKQQCGGQFTSKMEGMVTDLTLARENQTSFGKYLGNNPNAHPGIDLTVTVLTTGFWPSYKSSDLNLPAEMVRGVEIFKEFYDQKSKHRKLTWIYSLGSCRLNGKFEQKTIELIVSTYQAALLLLFNSSDRLSYSEIMTQLNLTHDDLVRVVHSLSCAKYKILTKEPNTKTISQTDYFEVNHKFTDRMRRIKIPLPPVDERKKVVEDVDKYRRYAIDVAIVRTMKSRKVLDHQQLVSECVEQLSRMFKPDIKAITKRMEDLITRDYLERDKENPNMFRYLA, encoded by the exons ATGGAACGCAAGACAATCGACTTGGACCAAGGATGGGATTTTATGCAGAAAGGAATCACAAAGCTGAAGATTATTCTGGAAGGATCACTAGAGCAAATCAGCTCAGAAGAATATATGATGCTTTACAC GACTATATACAATATGTGTACACAGAAGGCCCCTCATGATTATTCTCAGCAGCTTTATGACAAGTACAGGGAGTCTTTTGAAGATTATATTAATTCCATG GTGCTGCCATCTATACGAGAGAAGCATGATGAGTTTATGCTGAGGGAGCTTGTGAAAAGATGGTCTAACCATAAACTTATGGTTAGGTGGCTGTCacgcttctttcattatttggatCGCTACTTTATTGCTCGGAAGTCGCTTCCTCCTCTTAATGAAGTTGGGCTGACTTGCTTCCGTGACCTG GTCTATCAGGAAGTATATGAAAAAGCTAGAGATGCTGTGATTGTTCTT ATTGATAAAGAACGTGAGGGAGAGCAGATTGACAGGGTATTGTTGAAGAATGTTTTAGATATATTTGTTGAGATTGGAATGGGTACAATGGATCGTTATGAACAAGATTTTGAAGCACGCATGCTTCAAGATACTGGTGCTTACTATTCTCGTAAGGCATCAAACTGGTTTTTGGAGGATTCTTGTCCAGACTACATGTTGAAG GCGGAGGAATGCTTGAAGAAGGAGATGGATCGAGTTTCTCATTATTTGCATTCAAGCAGTGAGCTAAAGTTAGTGGAG AAAGTGCAACATGAGTTGTTGGTGGTCTTTGCAAACCAATTTCTTGAAAAGAAGCATTCTGGATGCCTTGCATTGCTTCGAGATGACAAG GTGGAGGATCTTTCAAGGATGTATAGGCTTAGCTTGGAACTTGTTGCTACCTTTTTCAAGCAG CCTATTACTGCTGAAGGGACAGACTTGGTCCAGCAAGCTGAAGATGCTGCAAATAGCCTGGTTC TGCTTCTATTGGCTGTGAATGGTGGTGTACAGGAACAG GTTCTTGTGAGAAAAATAATTGAGCTGCATGACAAATATATGGCATACGTGAATGATTGTTTTCAAAATCACACCCTCTTTCACAAG GCCATGAAAGAGGCTTTTGAGATATTCTGTAATAAAACAGTTGCTGGCAGTTCAAGCGCAGAACTACTGTCAACTTTTTGTGATAATATCCTCAAGAAGGGTGGAAGTGAGAAACTGAGCGATGAAGCCATAGAAGAAATGCTGGAAAAG GTAGTAAAATTGCTGGCGTATATCAGTGATAAGGACCTTTTTGCTGAATTCTACAG AAAGAAGCTTGCTCGGCGTCTTCTTTTTGACCGGAGTGCTAATGATGATCATGAAAGGAGTATTCTTGCAAAACTGAAGCAGCAGTGTGGTGGGCAGTTCACTTCAAAGATGGAGGGGATG gTCACTGATTTGACGCTGGCAAGGGAAAATCAGACAAGCTTTGGGAAATATCTTGGCAATAACCCGAATGCACATCCTGGGATTGATTTAACAGTTACTGTTCTTACAACTGGATTTTGGCCCAGCTATAAATCCTCTGATCTCAATCTTCCAGCAGAGATG GTCAGGGGTGTTGAAATTTTCAAGGAATTCTATGATCAAAAAAGCAAGCACCGGAAGCTAACATGGATCTATTCATTGGGGTCTTGCCGTCTCAATGGCAAGTTTGAGCAAAAAACTATTGAGCTGATTGTGTCAACCTACCAG GCTGCTCTCCTGCTGCTTTTTAACTCTTCGGACAGGCTCAGTTATTCTGAGATTATGACTCAGTTAAACTTGACCCATGATGACTTGGTTAGGGTGGTTCATTCCTTGTCTTGTGCCAAGTACAAGATCCTTACGAAGGAACCAAATACAAAGACCATTTCCCAAACAGACTACTTTGAAGTTAACCACAAGTTCACTGACAGAATGAGAAGAATCAAG ATTCCACTCCCCCCAGTAGATGAAAGAAAGAAGGTTGTTGAAGACGTTGATAAGTACAGGAGATATGCAATTGATGTTGCAATTGTGCGCACAATGAAGAGTCGGAAAGTTTTGGACCATCAACAATTAGTCTCAGAGTGTGTCGAGCAGTTGAGTCGCATGTTCAAG CCTGACATTAAGGCAATTACGAAGCGAATGGAAGATCTGATCACTCGAGACTACTTGGAGAGAGATAAGGAGAACCCAAACATGTTTAGGTACTTGGCATAA
- the LOC110631835 gene encoding cullin-1 isoform X1 yields MERKTIDLDQGWDFMQKGITKLKIILEGSLEQISSEEYMMLYTTIYNMCTQKAPHDYSQQLYDKYRESFEDYINSMVLPSIREKHDEFMLRELVKRWSNHKLMVRWLSRFFHYLDRYFIARKSLPPLNEVGLTCFRDLVYQEVYEKARDAVIVLIDKEREGEQIDRVLLKNVLDIFVEIGMGTMDRYEQDFEARMLQDTGAYYSRKASNWFLEDSCPDYMLKAEECLKKEMDRVSHYLHSSSELKLVEKVQHELLVVFANQFLEKKHSGCLALLRDDKVEDLSRMYRLSLELVATFFKQPITAEGTDLVQQAEDAANSLVLVRKIIELHDKYMAYVNDCFQNHTLFHKAMKEAFEIFCNKTVAGSSSAELLSTFCDNILKKGGSEKLSDEAIEEMLEKVVKLLAYISDKDLFAEFYRKKLARRLLFDRSANDDHERSILAKLKQQCGGQFTSKMEGMVTDLTLARENQTSFGKYLGNNPNAHPGIDLTVTVLTTGFWPSYKSSDLNLPAEMVRGVEIFKEFYDQKSKHRKLTWIYSLGSCRLNGKFEQKTIELIVSTYQAALLLLFNSSDRLSYSEIMTQLNLTHDDLVRVVHSLSCAKYKILTKEPNTKTISQTDYFEVNHKFTDRMRRIKIPLPPVDERKKVVEDVDKYRRYAIDVAIVRTMKSRKVLDHQQLVSECVEQLSRMFKPDIKAITKRMEDLITRDYLERDKENPNMFRYLA; encoded by the exons ATGGAACGCAAGACAATCGACTTGGACCAAGGATGGGATTTTATGCAGAAAGGAATCACAAAGCTGAAGATTATTCTGGAAGGATCACTAGAGCAAATCAGCTCAGAAGAATATATGATGCTTTACAC GACTATATACAATATGTGTACACAGAAGGCCCCTCATGATTATTCTCAGCAGCTTTATGACAAGTACAGGGAGTCTTTTGAAGATTATATTAATTCCATG GTGCTGCCATCTATACGAGAGAAGCATGATGAGTTTATGCTGAGGGAGCTTGTGAAAAGATGGTCTAACCATAAACTTATGGTTAGGTGGCTGTCacgcttctttcattatttggatCGCTACTTTATTGCTCGGAAGTCGCTTCCTCCTCTTAATGAAGTTGGGCTGACTTGCTTCCGTGACCTG GTCTATCAGGAAGTATATGAAAAAGCTAGAGATGCTGTGATTGTTCTT ATTGATAAAGAACGTGAGGGAGAGCAGATTGACAGGGTATTGTTGAAGAATGTTTTAGATATATTTGTTGAGATTGGAATGGGTACAATGGATCGTTATGAACAAGATTTTGAAGCACGCATGCTTCAAGATACTGGTGCTTACTATTCTCGTAAGGCATCAAACTGGTTTTTGGAGGATTCTTGTCCAGACTACATGTTGAAG GCGGAGGAATGCTTGAAGAAGGAGATGGATCGAGTTTCTCATTATTTGCATTCAAGCAGTGAGCTAAAGTTAGTGGAG AAAGTGCAACATGAGTTGTTGGTGGTCTTTGCAAACCAATTTCTTGAAAAGAAGCATTCTGGATGCCTTGCATTGCTTCGAGATGACAAG GTGGAGGATCTTTCAAGGATGTATAGGCTTAGCTTGGAACTTGTTGCTACCTTTTTCAAGCAG CCTATTACTGCTGAAGGGACAGACTTGGTCCAGCAAGCTGAAGATGCTGCAAATAGCCTG GTTCTTGTGAGAAAAATAATTGAGCTGCATGACAAATATATGGCATACGTGAATGATTGTTTTCAAAATCACACCCTCTTTCACAAG GCCATGAAAGAGGCTTTTGAGATATTCTGTAATAAAACAGTTGCTGGCAGTTCAAGCGCAGAACTACTGTCAACTTTTTGTGATAATATCCTCAAGAAGGGTGGAAGTGAGAAACTGAGCGATGAAGCCATAGAAGAAATGCTGGAAAAG GTAGTAAAATTGCTGGCGTATATCAGTGATAAGGACCTTTTTGCTGAATTCTACAG AAAGAAGCTTGCTCGGCGTCTTCTTTTTGACCGGAGTGCTAATGATGATCATGAAAGGAGTATTCTTGCAAAACTGAAGCAGCAGTGTGGTGGGCAGTTCACTTCAAAGATGGAGGGGATG gTCACTGATTTGACGCTGGCAAGGGAAAATCAGACAAGCTTTGGGAAATATCTTGGCAATAACCCGAATGCACATCCTGGGATTGATTTAACAGTTACTGTTCTTACAACTGGATTTTGGCCCAGCTATAAATCCTCTGATCTCAATCTTCCAGCAGAGATG GTCAGGGGTGTTGAAATTTTCAAGGAATTCTATGATCAAAAAAGCAAGCACCGGAAGCTAACATGGATCTATTCATTGGGGTCTTGCCGTCTCAATGGCAAGTTTGAGCAAAAAACTATTGAGCTGATTGTGTCAACCTACCAG GCTGCTCTCCTGCTGCTTTTTAACTCTTCGGACAGGCTCAGTTATTCTGAGATTATGACTCAGTTAAACTTGACCCATGATGACTTGGTTAGGGTGGTTCATTCCTTGTCTTGTGCCAAGTACAAGATCCTTACGAAGGAACCAAATACAAAGACCATTTCCCAAACAGACTACTTTGAAGTTAACCACAAGTTCACTGACAGAATGAGAAGAATCAAG ATTCCACTCCCCCCAGTAGATGAAAGAAAGAAGGTTGTTGAAGACGTTGATAAGTACAGGAGATATGCAATTGATGTTGCAATTGTGCGCACAATGAAGAGTCGGAAAGTTTTGGACCATCAACAATTAGTCTCAGAGTGTGTCGAGCAGTTGAGTCGCATGTTCAAG CCTGACATTAAGGCAATTACGAAGCGAATGGAAGATCTGATCACTCGAGACTACTTGGAGAGAGATAAGGAGAACCCAAACATGTTTAGGTACTTGGCATAA
- the LOC110631836 gene encoding probable protein S-acyltransferase 14 isoform X2 has protein sequence MLSTKSWMISVKLVMLLWSYFATVLTDPGGVPTSWRPSIDEERGDADPLIGLEHGGANLGLNQSSVLGEPANQRMRFCRKCNQFKPPRCHHCSVCGRCILKMDHHCVWVVNCVGALNYKYFLLFLVYTFLETTVVTLSLLRLFIAFFTEGEISGTPGTLVATFITFVLNLSFALSVMGFLIMHISLVLANTTTIEAYEKKTDPKWRYDLGRKKNFEQVFGMDKRYWLIPAYSEDDLKRMTVLRGFEYPTRPDLNELQQL, from the exons ATGTTATCCACCAAAAGTTGGATGATATCGGTGAAG TTGGTGATGCTATTATGGAGCTACTTTGCTACTGTTCTAACGGATCCAGGTGGTGTCCCAACAAGTTGGAGGCCATCAATTGATGAGGAGAGAGGTGATGCAGATCCATTGATAGGGTTAGAGCACGGCGGTGCAAATTTAGGTTTAAACCAGTCATCTGTACTTGGTGAGCCAGCTAACCAAAGAATGCGATTCTGTCGAAAGTGCAACCAATTTAAACCACCTCGATGTCATCATTGTTCTGTTT GTGGAAGATGTATATTGAAAATGGACCATCATTGTGTTTGGGTTGTCAATTGTGTTGGGGCATTGAACTACAAGTATTTCCTTCTTTTCTTG GTTTACACATTTCTTGAGACAACTGTTGTTACTTTATCATTATTGCGGCTATTTATTGCATTTTTTACTGAAGGCGAAATATCTGGAACACCAGGAACCCTTGTAGCCACTTTTATTACATTTG TATTGAACTTATCTTTTGCATTGAGTGTTATGGGCTTCCTGATTATGCACATCTCATTGGTACTAGCCAATACAACCACCATTGAG GCATATGAGAAGAAAACTGATCCTAAATGGCGATATGATCTTGGACGGAAGAAAAACTTTGAACAG GTGTTTGGGATGGACAAGAGGTACTGGCTCATCCCTGCTTATTCTGAAGATGATTTGAAACGCATGACAGTGCTTCGGGGTTTTGAATATCCAACAAGACCAGATTTAAATGAACTCCAGCAGCTCTAA
- the LOC110631836 gene encoding probable protein S-acyltransferase 14 isoform X1, with protein MPKSGGGVMAWNVFRFCTALRALGSIMMVLVFGVIGLTYYVVVIADYGPALFHGGLDSLTSFIVLLLFHSLLVMLLWSYFATVLTDPGGVPTSWRPSIDEERGDADPLIGLEHGGANLGLNQSSVLGEPANQRMRFCRKCNQFKPPRCHHCSVCGRCILKMDHHCVWVVNCVGALNYKYFLLFLVYTFLETTVVTLSLLRLFIAFFTEGEISGTPGTLVATFITFVLNLSFALSVMGFLIMHISLVLANTTTIEAYEKKTDPKWRYDLGRKKNFEQVFGMDKRYWLIPAYSEDDLKRMTVLRGFEYPTRPDLNELQQL; from the exons ATGCCGAAATCTGGAGGTGGAGTAATGGCGTGGAACGTGTTTAGGTTCTGCACTGCCCTGCGTGCCCTTGGTTCTATCATGATGGTATTGGTCTTTGGCGTAATTGGGCTCACGTATTATGTCGTTGTTATAGCCGATTATGGTCCAGCTCTCTTTCATGGCGGCCTCGATTCGCTTACTTCTTTCATTGTCTTGCTTTTGTTCCATTCTTTG TTGGTGATGCTATTATGGAGCTACTTTGCTACTGTTCTAACGGATCCAGGTGGTGTCCCAACAAGTTGGAGGCCATCAATTGATGAGGAGAGAGGTGATGCAGATCCATTGATAGGGTTAGAGCACGGCGGTGCAAATTTAGGTTTAAACCAGTCATCTGTACTTGGTGAGCCAGCTAACCAAAGAATGCGATTCTGTCGAAAGTGCAACCAATTTAAACCACCTCGATGTCATCATTGTTCTGTTT GTGGAAGATGTATATTGAAAATGGACCATCATTGTGTTTGGGTTGTCAATTGTGTTGGGGCATTGAACTACAAGTATTTCCTTCTTTTCTTG GTTTACACATTTCTTGAGACAACTGTTGTTACTTTATCATTATTGCGGCTATTTATTGCATTTTTTACTGAAGGCGAAATATCTGGAACACCAGGAACCCTTGTAGCCACTTTTATTACATTTG TATTGAACTTATCTTTTGCATTGAGTGTTATGGGCTTCCTGATTATGCACATCTCATTGGTACTAGCCAATACAACCACCATTGAG GCATATGAGAAGAAAACTGATCCTAAATGGCGATATGATCTTGGACGGAAGAAAAACTTTGAACAG GTGTTTGGGATGGACAAGAGGTACTGGCTCATCCCTGCTTATTCTGAAGATGATTTGAAACGCATGACAGTGCTTCGGGGTTTTGAATATCCAACAAGACCAGATTTAAATGAACTCCAGCAGCTCTAA